In one Sphingobium sp. MI1205 genomic region, the following are encoded:
- a CDS encoding EamA family transporter, translating into MITSSVWLPATLLAGATQAWRTAIQRRVSHRLSVNAAGLVRYLYGLPFALGLLGGYRLLVPGPLPSADPLFLLFCLGGGLAQIIATNLLILAFAHRNFVVGTAYSKTEAVQGAALSFLLMGERLNPLAWTGIGCGVIGVMLLSTGGKRMGPADFMKALGQPAALTGIASGFFFALTAVAIRRATQEVGGSDPILAALIVLVVTVALQTLMQGGYLLAREAGELRKVLATWRVSGQVGLLSALGSACWFTGFATAPVALVRIVGQIEVAFTLGFGHFYLGERMSRSEVAGLLLVVGGVVLALAGAL; encoded by the coding sequence GTGATCACATCATCCGTCTGGCTCCCGGCCACCCTCTTGGCTGGCGCAACGCAGGCCTGGCGCACGGCCATTCAGCGCCGCGTCAGCCACCGCCTGTCGGTCAACGCCGCCGGGCTGGTGCGCTATCTGTACGGTCTGCCATTTGCGCTGGGCTTGCTGGGCGGTTACCGGCTGCTCGTTCCGGGGCCGCTGCCTAGCGCCGACCCCTTGTTTCTGCTTTTCTGCCTGGGCGGCGGGCTGGCGCAGATTATCGCCACCAATCTGCTGATCCTGGCCTTTGCCCATCGAAACTTCGTCGTGGGCACCGCCTATTCAAAGACCGAAGCGGTGCAGGGCGCCGCCCTGTCCTTCCTGCTGATGGGCGAACGGCTCAATCCACTCGCCTGGACCGGGATCGGCTGCGGCGTCATCGGCGTGATGCTGCTGTCCACCGGGGGCAAGCGCATGGGTCCGGCGGACTTCATGAAAGCGCTGGGCCAGCCCGCCGCGCTCACCGGCATCGCGTCCGGCTTCTTCTTTGCCCTCACGGCCGTCGCGATCCGCCGCGCAACGCAGGAGGTCGGCGGCAGCGATCCCATCCTGGCCGCGCTGATCGTGCTCGTCGTTACTGTCGCGCTGCAAACGCTGATGCAAGGTGGCTATCTGTTGGCGCGAGAAGCCGGTGAGTTGCGCAAGGTACTGGCGACCTGGCGCGTATCCGGCCAGGTCGGGCTTTTGTCCGCGCTTGGTTCGGCCTGCTGGTTCACGGGCTTTGCCACCGCGCCCGTGGCGCTGGTTCGGATCGTCGGCCAGATAGAGGTCGCCTTCACCCTGGGTTTCGGCCATTTCTATCTGGGGGAAAGGATGAGCCGTAGCGAAGTGGCCGGGCTTCTGCTGGTCGTTGGCGGCGTGGTGCTGGCGCTGGCGGGCGCGCTATAG
- a CDS encoding endonuclease domain-containing protein, which translates to MPPRRKTVEFARNLRRVMSPPEVALWQWLRSRPQGMKFRRQHPAGLYVLDFYCASARLAVEVDGSSHDQTSQIAQDERRDAWLKAQGIWMLRVKAADVLHDLDNVMLHILHHCRALPLHQPAAGPPPHAKHGED; encoded by the coding sequence ATGCCGCCAAGGAGAAAGACGGTTGAGTTCGCGCGTAACCTGCGGCGAGTGATGTCTCCGCCAGAGGTCGCGTTGTGGCAGTGGTTGCGCTCGCGCCCACAAGGTATGAAGTTTAGAAGGCAGCATCCCGCCGGACTGTATGTGCTGGATTTCTACTGCGCCTCCGCTCGACTCGCGGTCGAGGTGGACGGGAGCAGTCACGATCAAACCAGCCAGATCGCGCAGGACGAGCGCCGGGATGCATGGCTGAAAGCGCAGGGCATCTGGATGCTAAGGGTCAAAGCAGCCGATGTTCTCCACGATCTCGATAATGTGATGCTGCACATTCTTCACCACTGTCGCGCCCTTCCCCTCCACCAGCCTGCGGCTGGTCCCCCTCCCCATGCCAAGCACGGGGAGGATTGA
- a CDS encoding SAM-dependent methyltransferase — MKMFDRVIKRLVSRGQLTIIYHDGRKVTVGAPDPAFPSLALKFHDARVPLDIIKDPRLGMAEAFIDGRVGIEGGGIMELISMIRANNSWESGKSISDMGALKRGFKSIRQTLWRANHRARSKANVAHHYDLSGALYALFLDRDRQYSCAYWPDADNEAGISLEQAQEDKKAHIAAKLHLKPGMKVLDIGCGWGGMALYLHRTCGVDVTGITLSEEQLKIARQRAQDAGVADHVRFELIDYRDIEGPFDRIVSVGMFEHVGTAHYRTFFDKCTQLLTRDGVMLVHTIGRVGGPGITDAFTQKYIFPGGYIPALSEMIQGSEGTRLMVTDVEVLRIHYGLTIRQWYARAMARRADIIALYDERFFRLWTFYLAGAATVFEHGSMVNYQVQYVRDRRALPITRDYIAEAEEALRGK; from the coding sequence ATGAAAATGTTCGATCGGGTCATCAAGCGGTTGGTCTCGCGGGGGCAACTGACCATCATCTATCATGACGGCAGGAAAGTGACGGTCGGCGCGCCCGACCCGGCCTTCCCGTCGCTTGCCCTGAAGTTCCACGACGCCCGCGTGCCGCTGGACATCATCAAGGATCCGCGGCTGGGCATGGCCGAAGCCTTTATCGACGGGCGCGTCGGTATCGAGGGGGGCGGCATCATGGAGCTGATCTCGATGATCCGCGCCAACAACAGTTGGGAAAGCGGCAAGTCGATCAGCGACATGGGCGCGCTCAAGCGTGGCTTCAAATCGATCCGGCAGACGCTCTGGCGCGCCAATCATCGCGCGCGGTCTAAGGCGAATGTCGCGCATCATTATGACCTGTCGGGCGCGCTCTACGCGCTCTTCCTCGACCGCGACCGCCAATATAGCTGTGCCTATTGGCCGGACGCCGACAATGAAGCCGGGATCAGCCTGGAACAGGCGCAGGAGGACAAGAAGGCGCATATCGCGGCCAAGCTGCACTTGAAACCGGGCATGAAGGTGCTGGACATCGGCTGCGGCTGGGGCGGGATGGCGCTGTACCTGCACCGCACCTGCGGCGTCGATGTGACCGGCATCACCCTGTCGGAGGAACAGTTGAAGATCGCGCGCCAGCGGGCGCAGGACGCTGGCGTCGCCGACCATGTCCGTTTCGAACTGATCGATTATCGCGACATCGAAGGGCCGTTCGACCGCATCGTGTCGGTCGGCATGTTCGAACATGTCGGCACCGCGCACTACCGCACCTTCTTCGACAAATGCACACAATTGCTGACGCGCGACGGCGTGATGCTGGTCCACACGATCGGCCGTGTTGGCGGGCCGGGGATCACCGACGCCTTCACCCAGAAATATATATTCCCCGGCGGCTATATCCCCGCGCTTTCCGAAATGATCCAGGGCAGCGAGGGTACGCGGCTGATGGTCACCGATGTGGAGGTGCTGCGTATCCATTACGGCCTCACCATCCGGCAATGGTATGCCCGCGCTATGGCGCGCCGCGCCGACATCATCGCCCTGTATGACGAACGATTCTTCCGCCTGTGGACTTTTTACCTCGCCGGGGCCGCGACGGTGTTCGAACATGGCAGCATGGTGAATTACCAGGTGCAATATGTGCGCGACCGCCGCGCCCTGCCGATCACCCGCGACTATATCGCGGAAGCCGAAGAGGCGCTGCGGGGCAAGTAA
- a CDS encoding fumarate hydratase, producing the protein MTVIKTADLIESVADALQFISYYHPMDYIRALGKAYEAEANPAAKDAIAQILTNSRMCAEGHRPICQDTGIVNVFIKWGMDCRLDDNSRSMQDVVDEGVRRAYLNPENRLRASILRDPAFSRVNTKDNTPCVLNVEMVPGNKVTVDVAAKGGGSENKTKFKMMNPSDSIVDWVLDMVPQMGAGWCPPGMLGIGIGGTAEKAVALAKESLMEPIDMGELKARGPQNDIERLRIEIFDKVNALGIGAQGLGGLATVLDVKIYDYPCHAAGKPVAMIPNCAATRHAHFTLDGSGPAYLEAPKLSEWPQVDWKPSKEAIRVDLDTLTPEVVQSWKHGDRLLLNGKMLTGRDAAHKRIADMLERGEQLPVDFKGRVIYYVGPVDPVRDEVVGPAGPTTATRMDKFMDMMLEQGLAACVGKAERGPAATDSIAKHKSAYLMAVGGAAYLVARAIKGAKVVGFEDLGMEAIYEFDVQDMPVTVAVDSDGQNVHRLAPLVWQEKIKREHLLEKA; encoded by the coding sequence ATGACCGTCATCAAGACCGCCGATCTGATCGAAAGCGTCGCCGACGCTCTGCAATTCATCAGCTATTATCATCCGATGGATTACATCCGGGCGCTGGGCAAAGCCTATGAGGCGGAAGCCAATCCGGCGGCGAAGGACGCCATCGCGCAGATCCTGACCAACAGCCGCATGTGCGCGGAAGGGCATCGCCCGATCTGCCAGGACACGGGCATCGTCAACGTCTTCATCAAATGGGGCATGGATTGCCGCCTCGACGACAACAGCCGTTCGATGCAGGACGTCGTCGATGAAGGCGTGCGCCGCGCCTATCTGAACCCGGAAAACCGCCTGCGCGCCTCGATCCTGCGCGATCCCGCGTTCAGCCGCGTGAATACCAAGGACAACACGCCCTGCGTGCTCAATGTCGAGATGGTGCCGGGCAACAAGGTGACGGTTGATGTCGCGGCCAAGGGCGGCGGCAGCGAGAACAAGACCAAGTTCAAGATGATGAACCCCAGCGATTCGATCGTCGACTGGGTGCTGGACATGGTGCCGCAAATGGGGGCTGGCTGGTGCCCGCCCGGCATGCTGGGCATCGGCATCGGCGGCACGGCGGAAAAGGCCGTGGCGCTGGCCAAGGAATCGCTGATGGAGCCCATCGACATGGGCGAGTTGAAGGCCCGCGGACCGCAGAACGATATTGAGCGCCTGCGCATCGAGATTTTCGACAAGGTCAACGCGCTCGGCATCGGCGCGCAGGGCTTGGGCGGCCTCGCCACCGTGCTCGACGTCAAGATCTACGACTATCCCTGCCATGCGGCGGGCAAGCCGGTGGCGATGATACCCAACTGCGCCGCCACCCGTCACGCGCACTTCACCCTGGACGGCTCTGGCCCCGCCTATTTGGAAGCGCCCAAGCTGTCCGAATGGCCGCAGGTGGATTGGAAGCCGAGCAAGGAAGCGATCCGCGTCGATCTCGACACGCTGACGCCCGAAGTGGTGCAGAGCTGGAAGCATGGCGACCGCCTGCTCTTGAATGGCAAGATGCTGACCGGCCGCGACGCCGCGCACAAGCGGATCGCCGACATGCTGGAGCGCGGCGAGCAGCTGCCGGTCGATTTCAAGGGCCGCGTCATCTATTATGTCGGCCCGGTCGATCCGGTACGCGATGAAGTGGTCGGCCCCGCCGGTCCCACCACCGCGACCCGCATGGACAAGTTCATGGACATGATGCTGGAACAGGGCCTCGCCGCCTGCGTCGGCAAGGCGGAACGCGGCCCCGCAGCCACGGACTCGATCGCAAAGCACAAGAGCGCCTATCTGATGGCAGTCGGCGGCGCGGCCTATCTCGTCGCCCGCGCGATCAAGGGTGCGAAGGTCGTCGGCTTCGAGGATCTGGGCATGGAAGCGATCTACGAATTCGATGTGCAGGACATGCCCGTCACCGTCGCCGTCGATAGCGACGGCCAGAACGTCCACCGCCTCGCCCCGTTGGTGTGGCAGGAAAAGATCAAGCGGGAACATCTGCTGGAGAAAGCGTGA
- a CDS encoding S1 family peptidase, with amino-acid sequence MARRSLGCLPLMLGGILALAWIGEVTRPTPLQVEVYDPRSPRRPMPQWSDEAFVIQDRLDGPADSMGTAFAIDRDGVWLTAEHVTQGCARIGIDEGGIVRPVSHVVASREADAALVRDGMPSGHALPLSDRMPPPGSTGFHMGFPSGRPTLVVSELIGAASARRGRTEETQPVLAWAEVGRLPESDDILSGISGGPVFAEDGHVVGVNSAATDRRGRILTTAPDAMIRLVQASRAVNDRPVAYPFAGLADAEVRFASWLEQGVIRRIFCDVDDAPRLTATTPKR; translated from the coding sequence ATGGCGCGGCGGAGCCTTGGCTGCCTGCCGCTGATGCTGGGCGGCATATTGGCGCTGGCCTGGATCGGTGAGGTCACGCGCCCGACGCCCTTGCAGGTCGAAGTCTATGATCCCCGCTCCCCCCGCCGCCCCATGCCGCAATGGAGCGACGAGGCCTTTGTAATCCAGGACCGGCTCGACGGCCCCGCCGACAGCATGGGCACGGCGTTTGCCATCGATCGGGACGGCGTCTGGCTGACGGCTGAACATGTGACGCAGGGCTGCGCCCGCATCGGCATTGACGAAGGCGGGATCGTCCGACCGGTGTCCCATGTGGTGGCAAGCCGTGAGGCCGACGCCGCACTCGTGCGCGATGGCATGCCGAGCGGCCATGCGCTGCCCCTGTCGGACCGCATGCCGCCACCGGGATCAACCGGATTCCATATGGGCTTCCCCTCGGGCCGACCCACCCTTGTCGTATCCGAACTGATCGGCGCGGCCAGCGCGCGGCGTGGTCGAACCGAAGAAACGCAGCCCGTACTCGCCTGGGCTGAGGTGGGCCGCCTGCCCGAAAGCGACGACATCCTCTCCGGCATCAGCGGCGGCCCCGTCTTTGCCGAGGACGGCCATGTCGTCGGCGTCAACAGCGCGGCGACGGACAGGCGCGGCCGCATCCTTACCACCGCGCCTGACGCCATGATCCGGCTGGTACAGGCCAGCCGCGCGGTCAATGACCGGCCGGTCGCCTACCCCTTCGCGGGCCTTGCCGATGCAGAGGTGCGCTTTGCCTCATGGCTGGAACAGGGCGTGATCCGCCGCATCTTCTGCGATGTGGACGACGCGCCCCGGTTGACGGCAACGACTCCAAAGCGCTAG
- a CDS encoding DUF350 domain-containing protein has protein sequence MTDPMPVIQSLLSGLPVFLLHLACATLVWLAALALYMWITPHDEFALIRAGNEAAAISLGGAAIGLAIPLALCLAGSVNVWDVMIWGSVTLVLQLIAFRFVDFLLGSLSTRIEANERAAAIFLAMMKAAIACLTAAAVAG, from the coding sequence ATGACCGATCCCATGCCCGTTATCCAGAGCCTGCTTTCGGGCCTCCCCGTCTTCCTGCTCCATCTTGCCTGCGCGACGCTCGTCTGGCTGGCGGCATTGGCGCTTTATATGTGGATTACCCCGCATGACGAATTCGCCCTGATCCGCGCGGGAAACGAAGCGGCGGCGATATCGCTGGGCGGCGCGGCGATCGGCCTCGCCATACCGCTGGCGCTGTGCCTCGCCGGATCGGTGAATGTCTGGGACGTCATGATCTGGGGCAGCGTCACGCTGGTGCTACAACTCATCGCCTTTCGCTTCGTCGATTTCCTGCTCGGCTCGCTATCCACCCGGATCGAGGCGAACGAGCGGGCGGCCGCCATCTTCCTCGCTATGATGAAGGCCGCGATCGCATGCCTGACGGCTGCGGCCGTGGCGGGCTAA
- a CDS encoding outer membrane protein has translation MKTVIFAAIAAAAVAAPAFAQDAAPFTGPRAGVTVGYDNLGNEGVSYGVSAGYDIALTPNVTFGPEVTLGDSSVDSAGTEVSRDLAASVRLGYILTPQVLAFGKVGYASTRLEASNSNLGFALEGVRFGGGLEYAINGNTYISAEYQRTEYEDNGSRDAGVVGIGFRF, from the coding sequence ATGAAGACTGTGATTTTCGCAGCCATTGCTGCTGCCGCTGTTGCGGCCCCCGCGTTCGCTCAGGACGCTGCTCCCTTCACCGGCCCCCGCGCTGGCGTGACCGTTGGTTATGACAACCTCGGCAACGAAGGCGTGAGCTACGGCGTGAGCGCTGGCTATGACATCGCCCTGACCCCGAACGTGACCTTCGGTCCCGAAGTGACCCTGGGCGACAGCAGCGTTGATTCTGCGGGCACGGAAGTCAGCCGCGACCTGGCCGCTTCGGTGCGCCTGGGCTACATCCTGACCCCGCAGGTTCTGGCGTTCGGCAAGGTTGGCTATGCCAGCACCCGTCTCGAAGCGTCGAACAGCAATCTGGGCTTCGCTCTCGAAGGCGTCCGTTTCGGCGGTGGTCTGGAATATGCCATCAACGGCAACACCTACATCTCGGCTGAATATCAGCGCACCGAGTATGAAGACAATGGCAGCCGTGACGCTGGCGTGGTCGGCATCGGCTTCCGTTTCTAA
- a CDS encoding molybdopterin-binding protein, producing MSLIFDRRTLLLGTAAMLAGCDRLARNESVREALFSAENFHKWAQRSLMTRDAMAREFRPDQISPIFRSNGTANPNTPEYRALWRTDFADWRLKVTGLVDRPLSLSLAQLRSLPHREQITRHDCVEGWSAIGKWRGVPLALVLDAARMNSRARYILFHCADFMGDGRPYYESIDLIDAFHPQTVLAFALNDRPLTVANGAPLRLRVERQLGYKQAKYLMEIKAVDSLSGIGDGKGGYWEDRAGYDWYAGI from the coding sequence ATGAGCCTGATCTTCGACCGCCGCACTCTACTGCTCGGCACGGCCGCCATGCTAGCGGGCTGCGACCGGCTGGCGCGGAATGAAAGCGTGCGCGAGGCGCTTTTTTCCGCGGAGAATTTCCATAAATGGGCGCAGCGCAGCCTGATGACGCGCGACGCGATGGCGCGCGAGTTCCGGCCCGACCAGATTTCGCCGATTTTCCGCTCCAACGGCACCGCCAACCCCAACACCCCGGAATATCGGGCGCTGTGGCGCACCGACTTTGCCGACTGGCGGCTGAAGGTCACGGGGCTGGTCGATCGCCCGCTCTCCCTGTCGCTCGCCCAGTTGCGTAGCCTGCCCCATCGCGAACAGATCACCCGCCACGATTGCGTCGAAGGATGGAGCGCCATCGGCAAGTGGCGCGGCGTGCCGCTGGCGCTTGTCCTCGACGCGGCGCGCATGAACAGCCGGGCGCGCTATATCCTGTTTCACTGCGCCGACTTCATGGGTGACGGGCGGCCCTATTATGAAAGCATCGACCTGATCGACGCCTTTCATCCCCAGACGGTCCTCGCCTTCGCGCTCAACGATCGGCCGCTCACGGTCGCCAACGGCGCGCCGCTGCGACTGCGGGTCGAACGCCAGCTTGGGTACAAGCAGGCCAAATATCTGATGGAGATAAAGGCCGTCGACAGCCTCTCCGGTATTGGCGATGGCAAGGGCGGCTATTGGGAGGACCGTGCAGGATATGATTGGTATGCAGGCATTTGA
- a CDS encoding cytochrome b/b6 domain-containing protein, whose translation MVGPSSHVAPPTSIVLRHRWPVRLWHWLNALLLYVLFTSGLGIFNAHPRLYWGQYGANFDHAWLQLERFGGWITLPGHYDLAMSRHWHLAAAPVFAFALLAYMLWALLKGHIARDLAFRREDLAPRHILRDIVNHARLRFPTGEAALRYNVLQKASYIAIIFVALPLLILTGLTMSPGMNAAWPWLVDLFGGRQSARSIHFIMAFALATFFLVHIIMVLLAGPVNELRSMITGRYRLPKERP comes from the coding sequence ATGGTCGGTCCTTCGTCCCATGTCGCCCCGCCGACGTCGATCGTGCTCCGACACCGCTGGCCGGTGCGATTGTGGCACTGGCTCAACGCCCTCCTGCTTTACGTTCTTTTCACCAGCGGCCTTGGCATCTTCAATGCCCATCCCCGGCTCTACTGGGGACAATATGGGGCGAATTTCGACCATGCCTGGCTGCAACTGGAGCGTTTCGGCGGCTGGATCACCCTGCCCGGCCATTATGATCTCGCCATGTCCCGGCACTGGCATCTGGCGGCTGCGCCTGTTTTCGCCTTCGCCCTTCTCGCCTACATGCTCTGGGCGCTGCTGAAGGGGCACATCGCGCGCGATCTTGCTTTCCGTCGGGAAGACCTCGCCCCGCGCCATATCTTGCGGGACATCGTCAATCACGCCCGATTACGCTTTCCAACCGGTGAAGCGGCCCTGCGCTACAATGTGCTGCAAAAGGCGAGCTATATCGCCATCATCTTCGTCGCGCTTCCGCTGCTCATCCTGACCGGGTTGACCATGTCGCCTGGCATGAACGCCGCATGGCCCTGGCTGGTCGATCTGTTCGGCGGGCGGCAGTCGGCCCGGTCGATCCATTTCATCATGGCCTTTGCACTGGCCACCTTTTTCCTTGTCCATATCATCATGGTGCTGCTCGCCGGGCCAGTCAATGAACTGCGTTCCATGATCACTGGCCGTTACCGGCTGCCAAAGGAACGGCCATGA